DNA from Lentibacillus amyloliquefaciens:
CCGGGCGGTTTATTTAAAGGGCTAAGAACAATCCCTGTGATTTTAGATATTTGCCGGGACATTGAAGTGCTCTGTCCTGATGCATGGTTAATTAACTTTTCAAACCCGGCCGGCATGGTAACTGAAGCTGTGTTGCGACACAGCAATATCTCCAAAACAGTTGGCTTATGCAACGTTCCGGTCGGCATGCGAATGGGTGTCGCCGAGATGCTCGATGTCGATAGTGATCGGGTGCAAATTGATTTCGCCGGATTAAATCATATGGTTTACGGCTTGAATGTTTACTTGGATGGTAAAAATATAACGGAAAATGTGCTCGAACAATTGGTAAGCGGTGAAGGTCTGACGATGAAAAACATTGTTGATTTAGGCTGGGAAAAAGATTTTATTAAAGGATTGGGTGCTTTGCCATGCCCGTATCACCGTTATTATTATCAAACAAGCAAAATGCTGGAAGCGGAACAAAAAGATTTTGCGGAAAAGGGGTCGCGCGCACAAGTCGTTCAACAGCTGGAAAAGGATTTGTTTGAACTTTATAAAAATCCTGATCTTTCGGTAAAACCGGAGCAGCTGGAAGAACGGGGCGGTGCTTACTATAGTGATGCAGCCTGCAGTTTGATCAATTCGATTTATAATGATAAACGTGATATTCAGCCGGTGAACACACGAAATAATGGCGCAATCTTAGGTCTCCCGGCTGATTCGGCGGTTGAAGTGAATTGTGTTATCACAAAAGACGGGCCGCGGCCGATTGCTGTCGGTGACTTGCCGGTCGCTGTCAGGGGGCTCATCCAACAGATCAAGTCATTTGAACGCGTCAGTGCCGAAGCGGCTGTAACAGGCGATTATCAAAAGGCGATGCTTGCCATGACAATTAACCCGCTGGTTCCGTCTGACTCAATTGCTAAAGCTATTCTCGATGAAATGATGGAAGCGCACCGCGATTATTTACCCCAATTTCTGAAAGCTGCTACGCCATAAGAGAGCTTCGGAATATTAGCCGGAGCACAAGGAGAAGAAACATAATGCTGAATGCCAGAATGAAAAATATATTACGTGAATTGATGGCACTGACCTCACCGATAACAGGTGATTATCTGGCCAATATCAATCAGGTCACATCACGGACAACAAGAAATGATGTGAAGAACCTGAATGCCATCATTTCGGAATACGATGCGCAAATCCATACTGTTATGGGAAAAGGTTATCAGCTTGAAATCACCGATGATCATCAATTCAGGCAGTTTCTTGGAAGCGTTTTTAATGAAGGTGTCTCAGATAACCGCCTGACTCCCAGTCTCCCTGAAGAACGGACAGCATACTTGATTAAACGGTTCTTGCTCAGTAATAGTTATTTAAAACTGGATGATTTGGCTGATGAGATTTTCGTCAGTAAATCGACCATCCAAAATGACTTGAAAAACGTCAAGGACGTGTTGCAAAGTTATAACATCCATCTGGAACCCAAACCAAATCATGGTTTGAAAGCTGTTGGTGACGAGCTGAAACTCAGGTTTTGCATGGCTGAATATATTTTTGACCGGTCTGAAGAATTAGGTGACAAACTGCCGGAGGAGCTTTTTTCTTCTTTGAATAAAAAAGATATGGATGCCGTGCTTAACATAATCGTTGAGGAGATTAATGATAATGACATTACATTATCGGATATTGCCATCAACAATCTCCTGATTCATATTGTCATCGCATATAAACGGATTCGGGAAGGTTACCACGTTTCTTTGTATCATACAGATTTTGAAGAAATTGCCGAAAAGAGGGAATTTAATGTAGCCGAACGTATTGTTAAAAAAGTCCAGTCGGCATTTGGTGTCACTTTCCCGGAAGAGGAAGTTGCTTATGTCGGCATTCATTTATTGGGGACGAAAATGTTTTCAGTAACAGGTGCAAATGACGAAAAAACAATTAGCCACCTGATTGAGCCGGATACGTATCAATTGGTGGAAGCAATCCTTACGAAGATAGAAGAGAAAATGAATTTGAAGATCAATTGGGATCAGGAATTAATCATGGCGCTTGGTCTGCATTTGAAACCCGCTATTAATCGGTACAAATATGGCATGAATATCCGTAACCCGATGCTGGATGATATTAAACGCAATTATCCTTTGGCATATGAAGCGGGAATCATTGCCGGTCTGGCAATTGAAGAACATACCGGTTCGGAAATCAATGAAAATGAAATCGGCTATTTGGCATTGCACATCGGTGCGGCTATGGAACGCCGCAAAATGGAGGATGGTCCTAAGCGTTGTTTAATCGTCTGTGCGTCCGGTATTGGCAGTGCCCGTTTGCTGTATTATCGGATTAAGTCAAAGTTTGAAGGCAAATTGGATGTTATCGGAACAACTGAATATTACAAACTGGACGAATTTGATATGGACAACATTGATTTTATTATCAGTTCCGTACCGATACGGGCAAATATTTCGATACCGGTCATTGAAGTGAATTCTATCCTTGGCAAGCAGGATATCGAGAATATCGAATCATTCCTTATTGAACATGAGCAATCGATTCATGAATATTTTCAGCCTGAACTGCTGCATTTCAGGAAGAGTTTCGATTCCAAAGAAGATGTACTGCAGTTTATGTGTGGTTATTTACATGAAAAAGGCTTGATTGATGATGAATTTCTTGATGCCATATACGAGCGGGAAAAAGTTGCCCCCACCGCTTATGGCAACCTTGTGGCTATCCCTCACCCAATTTCACCACAATCGGACGAGACGTTTTTGTCCGTCTGTACGCTGGAATATCCGATTAAATGGGAAGACCAGCCGGTACAATTTGTCTGTGTGCTAAGTGTTAAACGAAACAGCATGGAAGATTTGCAGTCAATGTATGAATTGCTTGGCCAAATAATTGATAGCCCGGCTCTAGTTCAAAACTTGATCAAAGCAGAATCATACGATGAGTTTTTGAAAGTATTGCTGCGTTAAATAAACTGTCAGGACGGCTACTCCGTTTCAAGGTAGATTGGAATCGTTCCCTCACCACTATGTATATCTGACTCCCCGCAGATGATTGCCTTAACAACTGCAACGCTTTTACATCAAGTGTTTTTATGAACCGGACAAAGGCTTAAATCCAACTGCCGTTAAAGCTTACCGCACCGTCTTCGTTCTGTTCATTTTTGTCGGTGCAACAGTGCCGCTGGATGTGATCTGGACGCTGGCAGACGTCTTGAATGGTCTCATGGCAGCACCCAACCTGATCGGCTTGCTTGGGTTGTCAGGTGTCATCGTTTATGAAACAAAGCGCTTCCAGAAAAAGGCGAAGGAAGAAAGCAAAAAAGCATCATAAGTTTTGCAGGAACACTCCCCGTTTATCACGTGAACGGGGAGTGCTTTTTTGTCCGGCTGGGCGCATGAGAGGGCGGGCTCACGGGCTCTGCGCGGTGGGCATGTTTGGAACGGAGCGCATGCGCTGCACAAAATTGGCGGACTACGCGAAATCTGGGGAACACCGCGCGAAACACAGATATTCCATCGCTGCTACTCGAAAGCTCCTCCGTAAACTACCCTTGCGTTACAATCCCTCGCTTACTTAACGATAGGAAACGGTCATTTAGATACACGACACGGTGTGGTAGAATTAACTTGAGAATATTTTGAACGTGCGGCAGAGGGGGCGGCGTTTCATGGATCATGAAAATTTTAGGTCAAAACAGCGAATCGTCAAGGAAGAGCTGGAGCAGCTTGAAGAGGCGCAGTACATATCATCTGAAGTATCCCAACAAGTTGTTGAGGCGCATGATCGGTATTATGCCGATCTTAAACAACAGGAAGCGGAAAAAGAGAGAGGGGAGATGGCGATCCAAGAAGAAGAACAGTCCCCTGAAATTCCGGAAACGAAGCCGGTTAAACAAAAGAAAACATTATCAGCAAAAGAAGTACGGGATCGCAATATTACCTGGTCATTGAATCTTGGGGTCGTGCTGCTCTTGATTGGCGGTTTGGTACTTGCGACAAGTACGTGGGAAACGCTTGCCAATTGGATGAAATCGGGATCAATTGCGCTTGTCTCTCTCTTGTTTTTCGGTCTTGCCGTGTTTACGATGCGAATATTGAAAATCGAAAAAACAGCATTCGCTTTTTATGTGCTTGGCGGCTTGTTTTTGCCAATAACGATTCTGTCGGTCGGCTATTTTGAATTGCTCGGTTCCTATTTTTCATTTGCCGGTGACGGTCGTTATTTATTCGGGGCTGCGGGAAGTCTCATCATACTGCCAATCTATCTTCAGCTTGCTGATAAACTGTCATCACGGCTGTTTGTCTGGTTTTCCTATATTACAGTGACAGTTTTAGCAGGATTTTTATTGGCGGCGCTGTATTTGCCGGCAGATGGCTTTTACCTTGGCATCATGCTGTTTAATGCATTCCTTCTGTTTATATACAGCCGGTTGAGGGACAATCAGCGCATCGAGTTGTTTATGAAGGAATTTGTTCCTTATATCCAATGCAGTATGATCCTTTCGACCTTGCTGATGCTTATTTTCTATAATCATGAATTATTGTATGGCTTTAATTTGCTGATCACGGCGATACTTTATTTTGCCATGATTTATGTCGCGGAGCATAAGGAATATAGCTTTGTCTTCAGTGCCATGCTGGTTTATGGTGCATACCAGCTGATCGAGTTCTCTGCTGTAGAGGAGACGGGGCCAATTGTTTATGCGTTGTTGGGCTTTGTCTTTCTGACGATTCCAAAAGTCATTGACGATGATCATGCGTTAAAACGAATTTTTCGTTATACAAGTGCTGTGGTGTCGGCGTGTGCATTTTTGTACATCAGTTTCGAGGGACTCGTTCTGAGAATGAATGAGCTCTCGGTTATCATGCTGCTGGCATATGTCCTGATCGCATTGAATTTCGCATTTCTTACCAACATGACAAAACGGCGTTTATTTGCTTATTTGAGTCCTGTATTTTTGATGAGTGCCTTCTATGAAATGGCTTTGTTTAGCCGGGAGTGGTTCGGTTATGACGGATTGATGCTGCCGCTGTTTGTCATGGGGCTGATTCTCTATGGCGTTTTTGGCTGCTTGATCAAAACACCTTTTTTCCAAAGGATGAAGGCAAGTTCACGGGATGTCGGCGGCATTGTGATGCTGCTTGCTGTTTTGGCGGATTTTGTCGTTATGAACTTATGGCAGACAGGCACGATGCTGCTGTTGATAAGCATAACTGCTTTGCTTACGGCACGCTATGAGGGAAGAATTGTTTTAGCAAAAAGTGCTACGTGGATTCATGCCGCATCATTGGGTCTTTCTGTCATGATGTTCTATGCAGCTGCGGACGGGGGAAGTGCTATATACGATAATAATCCATTCCAAGCGGAGAGCTTTGTTTTGGCGGGGCTTGTTGTTCTTTTGGCAAGCTTTGGATGGCAGCGCGTCAATCAAACTGTTTTTGCGGAACATGCATTTTTCGCAGCTTTCGGTTTCTACGGGCTTGGTATGTGGCAGGCATTCAGCTTTGACGTTGATGCTGTCATGCGTGCGGTGATCATGCTGGGTGGGGTGGCCATGGCTTATTTGCTTTACCGGAAAACAAAGTGGATGGCCGTAACGTACGTTGTCAGCGGTATTTCCCTATTGTTGTATATAACCGCGCTTATCGCACTTCATTCGGAAATGGGTATTGAATCGGAGCTTTTCCAGTCACTGCAATTTGTATTGGGCGCACTTCTGCTGCTGGCTGCCGGCGTCCTGGCCGGAAAGTATGATGCTAATCTAAGGAAAAGTTTTGGGTGGGCAGGACATCTTTTCTTGCCGCTTGCTCTACTTGTCAGTTTACTCTTTTTTGAGGAAACAACAGTCTGGGCATTTTTCATGGCGGCTGTCGTTTATGCGATAAGTCTTCGCTTTGTGCAAGCGGAATGGCTGGTTTTAAGCTTTTTATATGGCTGTTTCACGGCAGTTTGGATTGGAATGGTTCAATGGTTTGTTTTGCTGGAACTGGCAGAACCGATTCCATATGCGGCGCTCTTGACGAGTATCATGCTTGCTGTCGGGTGGTATGTCAGTCAACCGGCATGGACGAGACGGATGGCGTTTTACGTTGTGCCTTTTTCCGTGTTTGGCATGTTCCTGTTCACGCTTGTGCCGGACTTTGATGGGACGCTATTTGGTGTGACATTGCTTTATGCTGTCGTGACGCTGTTTATGATGCATCAGGAACAATGGAATCTGTTTAGTGTCTTTCCGCTTGTGCTTGTCTATCGGGTTTTATGGCTGTATGACGGGGCGGTTCTATCACCGGAATATGTCATGCAGTTCAGGCTTGTTGTGTTTGCCGGTGTGCTTCTGGCGGCCGGATTGCTTATGTACACGGTTGTCTATCAGGAGCAAAGGAATCGGGATATACCGGTCAAGCTGGATTGGTATTCGGTTGTCGGTTTTGCTGCGCTGTTGAGCTTATATGACGTTCCGGCAGAAGCATTATGGGCAAAACTGCTGCCCGGACTGCTCGTTTCTCTGTTTGTGGTATTACAGCGAAAACGTATGCCATATGTACCGGCAAAATGGGCTGTTTTCGGTGCATGTGTCTATTTGCTCGAGCCTTATTATGTACTGCTTGGCAATCTGCAAACACCGGATTTAATCGAACGGGAATTGTATGTGCTGCCATGGGTGGCTGCCGTTATTTTCTTGAAAGTAGTCTCAGGCAGAAAGTATACAAGACTTGTTAACTATATCCAATGGGCGATTCTTGTCATTGTATCACTTCTGCTGATTCAGGACGGTCTGGCAAGTTCGACGATTTATGACGCATTGATTGTCGGCGGGCTTTCCCTCGCCTCGATGCTTGGGGGGATGATTTATCAACGAAAGGCATTCTTCTTTGTCGGTGCAGGTGTATTGCTGTTGAACGTTTTTCTGCAAACTCAGGACTACTGGGGGAATCTGCCATGGTGGGCGTACCTCCTGATTGCAGGCTCCATTTTAATCGCGGTGGCAAGCTATAATGAATGGCACAAACAAAAAACAGCAGACGGCAAAACAACAATGGCCTCCAAGTTTTATCAAAACGTTTTGCAGAAGATTAAGCGGTGGGAATAAAGGTGTGGGACAGCCTCCTTGGACCGGGCAGACGGAGATTAAGGCTGCCGCTGCCCCTTGAGTCACATTTAACGCTGCTGTCCTATGTGGGCCCGTTATTAAGGTGGGGGATCAACTGCCAGTAAATGAGGAAAAAGCTGCCCAATGACATGCTGAAATTGCCGGTGAGTGCGTGAGTGCCTTTGGAAAATTTCTAGAAATTGAATTGGATGGCATCCCTTTTTTAGACGGAAGTAAATGGAGGCATGGCATGCTTTGTAGGTAATCCTTATGGGCAAAAACAATCCTATTCCGGGATGGCAGCGTCCTCGGCAGAGCAAAAGCGGTCCGGGCAGCATGTCATGCCAATACGATTAACCTTCTCCCAATTACCTTTTTCACCGGGTTATCTCAGGCTGTTTGTTTTTTGTGTCCCCGCTTTGATTGTTGGCTTTGAAGAAGTTTTTCGTGATTGGGTTGTAATAAAGCGTCAGTCGTTTTTGATTCCCTCTGAACTGATGGTTTATCGTATACTCTAATAGTGGGATGAAATAAAGAATGGCGTTTTCGAGATTGATTTTCATTTCGCCATTTGCTTTGTTATAGATTTCATTGAGCTGTTTGTCACGTTCGAGTTTGGTTGTTTCTATTTTATTGTAGATTTCCTGCTGCTTTTCCTCACTTAAGCCTTTTCGGTTCGCACGTTTATCATTTTCGGCGATAAGTGCATCATAATAATGATTGATCCGATCGATATCCTTAGCAATTTGCTGTTCATCGATTTGTGCACTTTTCTGTTGTTCTCCTTTTTCCCTGATATGTGCCGTTGCTTTTTGGAGTGCGCTTGCCATGTCAAGACTAACCGGGATAGGATAGGCGTATGAAGTTTGTTGCTGGTACATAATGTGATGTTGTTTTTGTTTCATCACAGGATCAATTTCATTTATCAGCATGTTGATCCAAATTTGGTCCGTCGTTTCCGTTACTTCATCCGAGACAATTTCGATATGGTATTGAAAAACAGTCCAAATGCCAAACACGGGTTTTTCGGCTTCGATTGCTATTTTGCCTTGTTCGTCTTGTAAGAACGCTTCAATCTTTTTCTGCGGGTTCCCGAGTTCCAGCCGGTCTATCTCGGCATATCGTAATGCCGTTGTTGCTTTTTCATGAATAATGCTCAACAATTGTTCCAGTATATAACTTCCAAAGGTGACAAATTCGGAGTCCGGATTTTCCTGGGCAACTTCAAAATCAAAGGAAAGCATGAGCTCTGTCTTATTCTGAAAATAGGGTGCGTAGTCTTCCGGGATGAGTACATGGCACAAAGCATATTCAACCGGCATGACCACTCCGCCGAGATTTTCTACAGTTTCTGTTACAAATTGCTGCAGTTGCATGCTGGACTATCACCTCGCTTAAAATAATGTATCGTCCAAGTTTCGCTGCTTGATCAATTTTTGCTTATTTTGCAGCATGGCCTCACCGATTTCATCTAGCTCTGACGCCATTTCCTTGTTGTCTTCTGCTTCAACCCAGGCTTTCATAATCATTTCGGAAAAGTCTTCTTTTTCTTCCATATCGCCAAGAATGGCATCAACTTCTCCTACAACCAGTTCAAACATATTAATTTTGCGGTCAAGTAAGTCGAGAATGTAATGTTCAATTGTATCTTCGGCCACCAGGTTATAGACAAAAACATCCTTCTCCTGCCCAATTCGATGAATACGGCCAATGCGCTGTTCGATCGCCATCGGATTCCACGGCAGGTCGTAGTTGATCATGCCATTGCAAAATTGCAGGTTCCGTCCTTCTCCGCCGACTTCAGTACTGACCAGCACATCAGCCTCTTTACGGAAATATGTGACCTGTTCTTCTTTATCCTTGCGGCGCAAACCGCCATGAAATTCGGCCACCTTGAATCCGCTATCCAGCAAGAAGTCACGCAAATACCGCTGGGCGCTGGAAAATTTGGTGAAAACAATCATTTTACCATTAAATTCCTTTAAAATAGCGGCCACTTCTTTTGCTTTCTCATGCCCTGCGCTATTATCATCTTTGGAAATTTCCTGTGCTTCATTCAGAAACCGCTGCATGGCTTTCCGGTCAAACGTTGCTAATTTTTCATTGGCACTAAGCCCCTCCAAAGATGGAATGATTGCGTTAATGGTACTGCCAATTTGCTCCTGCAGATTTTTTAATCGAAAGCGGTTTAGGACGCTATGCTGCCGCTCGTAATTATTTCGGATAAACAGGCTTAAATTATCATATAGTTGTCTTTCTTGCTGCGGGAGGGTGACCGTTCTGGTGTAGGCCGTTCGTTTCGTAAATGTAACATCCACATTGCTTCGTTTATTACGCACCATCACATCGGCCAGCAGACTTTTTAGTTTGTCCACGTTTTTTGCTTCAATGCCTTCTTTGCCCTCTACAAAATTTTTGCGGAAATAGCTGTAGGTGCTCAATTGTCCCGGCTTCAAAAGTGTAATGAGATTGTATAGCTCCTCCAGATGATTTTGTACCGGCGTAGCTGTCAAAAGGAAGATGTATTTCTTGTTGATGGTATTTACAAATTGCCACTTTTGTGTTCGTCTGTTTTTCAAGTGATGGGCTTCGTCTACAATGACCAGATCATAATACTGTTCACTGATTGGACTTCGGTGATTTTTTCGTTTTGCGGTGTCAATGGATGCAATTACTTTTTGATAGTGGCCCCAGGCAGCTTCACCTTTTCTTTTAAACTCCGGAGCATCGGCTCGCACAAAGTCTTGATTAAATTTGCGTTTCATTTCATTTTCCCATTGCTGAACCAGTGAAGGCGGCACAAGAATCAGGATGCGCCTCGCGAGTCCCCGCATGATATATTCCAGCATGGCCATACCTGCTTCAACGGTTTTACCCAGTCCAACCTCATCACTGAGCATGACACGTCCTTTGAATTGGCTCAGCACGGATTTGACTGTCTTGACCTGATAATCGAAGGTCTCCATTTCACGAATGTATGGCAGGCTAAGCAGCTCATTGTTATCCGGGTTGATCTGGAATTTTTCTGCAGACTGATAGAGCTGAAACCATGCATCATCATGAACGCGGAATTCGGCCAGTTCCCGCAGTACCGCTGTTGCGTGTTCCTGGTTATGCAGCTCGTTACTCAAAGGTGCTTCTTCCTGTGAAGCAACTTGTATTTGGCCATCTTCTGTCTGTCTAATCCATAGATATGATGCGTCATAGCCAGAGAAAAAACCTTTAATACCCCTGCCCTGAAGCAACCGTTCGTCCCAGTTGATGGAGAACTTTCGTTTCAATCCCTTGTCATTTTCCATCTCAAATTTATTTTCTGATAGATTCCTATCTTGAAAGAATGCACACAATGCATCATCCATCTCCATCGCCTGCAATTCTAAAAGTCCTTTATCCAGTTTGAATAGGTACTGTTCCAATGGACTCACCAGCCTCATTTTAGAATCAATTACGTTTATTTTATCACAAGTGAACAGGGGGGAGAATGGAAAAAGATTGAGCAGGAATACAGCACAGGGAATGGACAATCTTGCATGTGGTGGATGAACTGATTTCTTCCATTTTACATATCTTGCTAAAATTTACGATTCACAGCTATTACCTGATCATTGAAAAAGCCATCCGCGTCATCCAGCGTCAGATAAGTTGCTTCCATACAATGTGCCGGTTTCATATTCTTTGCTGCGGCATCACATTTTGAACGCTTGACACGTTTCTTTAAAGTCTGTATTGTTTCGCATTGTGTCTTATTAATATTTGATTCTCACAAGCGTATGCCTGCGTAGAGGAACGTATTCATGCGATGTGAGTTTTTTAAATCGGGAGGAACTCATTATTGACGAATTTAAGTAAGAATAAGAAAGGTCAAACCATTGATAAACCTGTTCTTTTTCTAAGTGGAGGAGCATTGCTGGCATTTGTGATGCTCGCTTTGATTAATCAGGATATGGTTACAGACAGTGTGAATTATTTATTTAATCTGTCTGCAACTTATTTTGGAGCGATTTATCAATTTTTGATGTTGGGGACCTTTTTTATTGCGTTGTTTCTGGGGTATTCAAAATATGGGAAGATTCGCTTAGGTAAGCTGGAAAAGCCGGAAATGAGCAATTTTAAATGGATTTCTATCATTATGTGTACACTGCTGGCAGCGGGTGGCGTATTCTGGGCTGCTGCTGAACCATTGAGTCACTTTTTAACAGTGCCGCCACATTTTTCAGGTATAGAGGCTGGTACGGCTGAGGCGGTTTCACCTGCACTTGCTGCCAGCTTCGTTGATTGGGGCTTTCTCGCATGGGCGATACTGGGAACACTTGGTACCTTCGTTCTGATGTATGCTCACTATCACCGCGGGACACCACTAAAGCCGAGAGCATTGCTTTATCCGATTCTCGGCGATAAAATTTTGAAGAAAAGTGTCCTTGGTACCTTTGTGGACGTATTCTCGGTTATCTCGGTGGCTGCCGGTACAATTGGTCCGATTGGATTTCTTGGTTTGCAGGCTGGTTATGGTCTGAATGCCTTGTTTGGTGTTCCGAATAATATATATGTGCAGTCTTTAATCATTATTATCGTTGTTATCGT
Protein-coding regions in this window:
- a CDS encoding 6-phospho-beta-glucosidase; the protein is MAGIKIVTIGGGSSYTPELVEGFIKRYDKLPVKELWLVDVPEGKEKLEIVGALAKRMVEDAGVPIDVHLSLDRREALPGADFVTTQIRVGQLDARAKDESIPLKYGVIGQETNGPGGLFKGLRTIPVILDICRDIEVLCPDAWLINFSNPAGMVTEAVLRHSNISKTVGLCNVPVGMRMGVAEMLDVDSDRVQIDFAGLNHMVYGLNVYLDGKNITENVLEQLVSGEGLTMKNIVDLGWEKDFIKGLGALPCPYHRYYYQTSKMLEAEQKDFAEKGSRAQVVQQLEKDLFELYKNPDLSVKPEQLEERGGAYYSDAACSLINSIYNDKRDIQPVNTRNNGAILGLPADSAVEVNCVITKDGPRPIAVGDLPVAVRGLIQQIKSFERVSAEAAVTGDYQKAMLAMTINPLVPSDSIAKAILDEMMEAHRDYLPQFLKAATP
- a CDS encoding BglG family transcription antiterminator, whose translation is MLNARMKNILRELMALTSPITGDYLANINQVTSRTTRNDVKNLNAIISEYDAQIHTVMGKGYQLEITDDHQFRQFLGSVFNEGVSDNRLTPSLPEERTAYLIKRFLLSNSYLKLDDLADEIFVSKSTIQNDLKNVKDVLQSYNIHLEPKPNHGLKAVGDELKLRFCMAEYIFDRSEELGDKLPEELFSSLNKKDMDAVLNIIVEEINDNDITLSDIAINNLLIHIVIAYKRIREGYHVSLYHTDFEEIAEKREFNVAERIVKKVQSAFGVTFPEEEVAYVGIHLLGTKMFSVTGANDEKTISHLIEPDTYQLVEAILTKIEEKMNLKINWDQELIMALGLHLKPAINRYKYGMNIRNPMLDDIKRNYPLAYEAGIIAGLAIEEHTGSEINENEIGYLALHIGAAMERRKMEDGPKRCLIVCASGIGSARLLYYRIKSKFEGKLDVIGTTEYYKLDEFDMDNIDFIISSVPIRANISIPVIEVNSILGKQDIENIESFLIEHEQSIHEYFQPELLHFRKSFDSKEDVLQFMCGYLHEKGLIDDEFLDAIYEREKVAPTAYGNLVAIPHPISPQSDETFLSVCTLEYPIKWEDQPVQFVCVLSVKRNSMEDLQSMYELLGQIIDSPALVQNLIKAESYDEFLKVLLR
- a CDS encoding DEAD/DEAH box helicase produces the protein MSPLEQYLFKLDKGLLELQAMEMDDALCAFFQDRNLSENKFEMENDKGLKRKFSINWDERLLQGRGIKGFFSGYDASYLWIRQTEDGQIQVASQEEAPLSNELHNQEHATAVLRELAEFRVHDDAWFQLYQSAEKFQINPDNNELLSLPYIREMETFDYQVKTVKSVLSQFKGRVMLSDEVGLGKTVEAGMAMLEYIMRGLARRILILVPPSLVQQWENEMKRKFNQDFVRADAPEFKRKGEAAWGHYQKVIASIDTAKRKNHRSPISEQYYDLVIVDEAHHLKNRRTQKWQFVNTINKKYIFLLTATPVQNHLEELYNLITLLKPGQLSTYSYFRKNFVEGKEGIEAKNVDKLKSLLADVMVRNKRSNVDVTFTKRTAYTRTVTLPQQERQLYDNLSLFIRNNYERQHSVLNRFRLKNLQEQIGSTINAIIPSLEGLSANEKLATFDRKAMQRFLNEAQEISKDDNSAGHEKAKEVAAILKEFNGKMIVFTKFSSAQRYLRDFLLDSGFKVAEFHGGLRRKDKEEQVTYFRKEADVLVSTEVGGEGRNLQFCNGMINYDLPWNPMAIEQRIGRIHRIGQEKDVFVYNLVAEDTIEHYILDLLDRKINMFELVVGEVDAILGDMEEKEDFSEMIMKAWVEAEDNKEMASELDEIGEAMLQNKQKLIKQRNLDDTLF